The following DNA comes from Acipenser ruthenus chromosome 58, fAciRut3.2 maternal haplotype, whole genome shotgun sequence.
GGCTGATGCATTAACCCACcgctcctcctcccccctctgcCCTCTCCTCTATCTctttccccctcccctctcttccaAACCCTGTACATCCATTGATCTAGATTCTCAACGACTGGGCTGTGTTTCTCTTTCCTTGCACAGGACCATCGATGGAAAGACGTATGTTGGTGTGGTGAAGAAGAAGGAAGAGGCCAAGCAGCAGTATGATCAGGCCGTGTCCCGGGGGCACAGCGCTGGACTGGTCAAGTAagactgtctctgtctgtctgcctgcctgtctgtctgtctttgatTCAGAGCTGCTCTGCTAGTTTCCAATCCCAGTGGCTGCAGCCCAGTACTGCAGTGGTAGCTCCGATTCCAATGAAGccacgtgtgtgcgtgtgtgcatgtcagtgtgtgtgcgtgtcagtgtgcgtaCCGGGTGATGATCGctcttcaatctgctcagcactCACTAGCCTGTCCAGCCTCACAGAGCGGGACAGTGAAGCTGCCCTTGTTGTGACTGCACTCTCTCTTTCAAACACTCCCCAGAGTCTCCGGGAGGAAGATGGAAGAGTTCAAGGTGTCGGTGAACATCGCGGCGCTCAGCAAGGTCACCTTTGAGCTCACCTACGAGGAGCTGCTGAAGCGACACCTGGGGAAGTACGAGCTCGCCATCAAAGTGCGGCCGCAGCAACTGGTCAAACACTTCAAGGTACTGTGAGTGTAGCTGAGAAAGGGGAGGTCTGGACGACACAGGCTGTTCCAGGGAGGGAGGTggggagagggggtggggagAGGGGGTGGGGACCCCTTAGTAAGATGTTGAGCCCCCACAGGAACAAACACTCACTTTAACagatgttatattttttatttttaaaagattatAAACCAGACAGGAAGTGCGTTCCCTAATCTGGACTCTTAAAATGCGCAATGCAATTTGAGCTGATTTATTAAGAAGTTGAACTTTTCCTTGTATCTTTTCCTTGTATCTTTTACAGTAGAATGATCTCAAGTGCCGTGGCTGTTCCCACAGTCTCTGAAGTCTTTGTGAAGAGCAGTGTACTGAGTTAAACCTGTCCTTGTTTTCATTCTGCGTGgatgtgctgtgtgtttgtttttcagatcGATGCTCATATCTATGAACCTCAGGGCATTAGCTTTTTGGATGCGCATGCAGCATTTCTAACTAACGACTTGGCAGAGACCGTGAAGAAGACATTAACCCAGGACAAGGTAGGAAGAGCTGGTAATGACGGTGTTGTTATTATGCAACAAGCATGCTCAATACAGTCCCTGAAACACATGCCTGCTTCAGAAGTCATGTTCATGTGTTGTGTGTCTCTTCTTGTGAAAGAGATAtgatctcgtgcagtttgggcaGAAGGACGGTGAAGCTAAGCTGAGCTGCTCAACCCTATGAGATAACCTGCAGAGCTAACACACAAGCCTGCTAAACACAGCCCCCTGTAATACAAACGTGCTTGAGAAGTAAATACGGTAAGCGTATGAGAgacacctcccccccccctgcAGAGACACACCATGCATACTCCTACACACGACAGCTTTACCATGACATCACTGTGCACAGCACGGGGTGACATCACTGTGCACAGCACGGGGTGACATCACTGTGCACAGCACGGGGTGACATCACTGTGCACAGCACGGGGCGACATCACTGTGCACAGCACGGGGTGACATCACTACATCACTGTGCACAGCACGGGGTGACATCACTCAGCACAGGATGATGAGACGACCGGAATTTTGACAAACGCATATCAGTGATTGGTCGATTTCTCAGACCTGATTTATAATCCTCTTTAGGCCCACGTTGTGTTTGAACCAACACTGGACCAGCAGCGCAAGTGTCCGGAATGCTCTGAAAGCATCTTAGACGGAGAGTTCATCATTAAATATGACGTGAAGAGAGAAGCATCAGCAGGAGATATCCAGGTACTCGCTCTGCACTTGAGAGGGGCTGTGAACTGTCTTCAATGATCACTTTATACCAGCTCCATTCTTTCTAATCTTTTTTAACCAAGTAATATGAATTCATATCTTGTCTATCGTTGTTTCTGCTCGGATCATTATTAACCGTGCTGACCAGCTGTTCCAGGAAaccattgcttctgaaaagactcctcacgGCGGGCTGTGAGGATATAAACAGGCTTCACAATGTGGCACATACTGCAGGGCTGGCTAAAGATATCGCCCTTCCACGCCTGGTCTgtgttccaaccctgttccacATTTTTTATCGGAACCAATTAAAAGTTCCatccagaccctaaagtagttaattatctaATTGTACCTGTtagacctggagtggaatgaaCCTCCAGGGCCATgattgattggacacccctgacctCCGGACTTCAGTTCGCAGGGAAACACTGATATGTTTCCCCGTCAGCCCTGGGGGAGTCTTTCCAGAAGCAGTTTTTTTTAGTTAGTAAGCAAAAGCAACACTAGAGAAAGATCGCACACAGAGAGCACATGCCATAGGAACAGGTGAGAAATAAGAAATGATGGCATTTTTAGATGATAAAAAGGCAATGAGAATTGAGGGGCCCATTGTCCCCTGGATCtgtcatataaaaaataaagaatgtaaGTACGCATGTGTTTTAAGGGCTCTGTTCTATTCTCAGATCGTGAACGGATACTTTGTTCACTATTTTGCGCCCAGCGATCTGCCGAGGATGCAGAAGAATGTGGTATTCGTGATAGATCGCAGTGGCTCCATGCACGGGAAGAAAATGCAGCAGGTGCTTCATTAACTTGTGATGCTCTGTGAAATGTTATTACTGTGAAAAATACTTCATTCTCTTGAATGCATTTAGTAGACCTGGAGGCTGCCACGTGGTTAATATTTCTAATCCATGTGCTTCGCTGCAGTTTGAAAGCTGCAGCATTGCCCCTGAGATTGCAATTTAAGTTTTTACCACTAGATAAACAGCCTGCAATGCTGACTGCGTTTGCTAATGATATAGTAAACAGTTGTTTTATTAACGTAGCACTGGAAGGAACCCCAGTCACTAGCATGGCATCTCTTCTGCTTTCTTTTCTCGGAAAGACTCGGGAAGCTCTTCTGAAGATCCTAGAAGACATTCATGAAGATGATCATTTCGGCTTGATAACGTTCGACAGCGAGGTCTCGACTTGGAAAAGTACTTTAGTTCAAGCTACTCCCAAGATGGTGCAGCAGGCTAAAACTTTCGTGGGACGCATTACAGACCGAGGAGGTGAGCGCTGAAACGGGGCTGAACCCCTCCACagtgtatctgtgatgcaaccgATTTGAAACACGAGATGACATTGATCACGAAGATCATATGATAAACGCATGTCATTAACGTATGGAGTTCCATCCTCACAATcgcagtaaatacagtacagtgcagcccCGTTTATCACACTGTAGTCGGGAGCTGTAGGTAAGAAAGCATGCACTTTGTGTTCTGCCGTATATCGAGAATGTAAGTGCTAGTCTAATGGCATTAGGGGGCAACTGGGAGCTATGAAAATACTGCCTTATAACCCGTGTGATGCTATAAAGGAATGCCTTATAGGGAGCAGTGTATTAGTACATCACAAGTACAGTGCAACTGCTGGTTGCTGATGTAGCCGTATCTTCTCTGTGTTTGTGCCGTTCCAGCAACCGATATAAATGCAGCTGTTCTGAAAGGAGTGGAAATGCTGAAGATTTCCAAGGAAGAGAGGAAGCTCCCTGAACGCAGCGTCTCCATTATCATTCTGCTGACTGATGGCGATCCCACATCCGGTACAGATGCACGCTCGTTAATGAACTGATTAACGAACTCATTCCAATAGCAGTATCCCTGGGCTGTGCGGATCCTGCCCTTACTGATGGGTGTTTCTAATCCACAGGCGTCACTAACCTGGAGCAGATCCAGTCCAATATAAAGAAAGGGATTGAAGGCCTCTACACGCTGTACTGCCTGGGCTTTGGCTTTGACGTTAATTACAACTTTCTGGAGAAGCTGGCCCTGGAGAACGGGGGCGTGGCTCGGCGGATCTACGAAAGCTCTGACTCCGCCTTGCAGCTCCAGGTAGGATTGGAAACCCCCGAGCTCTGGAAGCGTGTCTCAGAAGCGCAGGCGGAGTCTGGAGCGTGTCTGATGGGCTCTCCCTTTGTCTTCCAGGGGTTTTATGAAGAGGTGGCAACCCCTTTGCTGCAGCAGGTTGAGCTGCAGTACCCGGGCAACGGGGTCTCTGATCTGACAGAAAATGTTTTCAGACATTACTACAACGGCTCCGAAATTGTGGTCGCTGGACGTATTTCCAAAAACGACCTGGAGATACTGAGCGTACAGATAAAAGCAGGGGCAGTAAGTTGGTCAATTtgctaatctatctatctatctatctatctatacatacaTGTGTTACACAGTCAGGATTCAGTCAATCGctgacaaaaataatatataaggaggcttggtggtccagtggttaaagaaagtcacttaacttccttgtgctccgtccttcaaaTGAGGTGTAAagccgaggtcctattggaagtgactctgcagcagcagctgtgacgCATcattcacccccaagtctctgtaagtcgctttggatacaaacgtctgctaaatgaataataattaaacagacacacacaacagctAATGCTGGTCCCTGTGCTGCTGCGCTTGCTCTGGTCAGTCGCGGTTGGGTGTGGACGTTCCAAGTCCAATCCTAGTTTAGCCACtatgtgtgtgaccctgagcaagtcacttaacctccttgtgctccatccttcggatgaggcGTAAAgtcgaggtcctattggaggtgactctgcagcagcagcagctgtgatgcattgtgataaacagacacacactcaacAGCTCATACTAGTCCCTGTGCTGCTGTGCTTGCTCTGGTCCAGTGTGGTTGAGTTGCTCTTTATTTTCACAGGCCAGCAGCGACCTGACCCTCGCAGCCGAGACGCCGGTGGAGGAGCAGGACGAAGCTGTGAAGAAGCACAAGTACATTTTCGGAGAGTACATCGAGAGGCTCTGGGCTTACCTGACCATCCAGCAGCTGCTGTCAAAGATGTAAGGAGTTTCACTGGCTCCGTCACAGATGAGCACAGGAAGACACTTGTTGTAGATTCCCTAATCGCTGAAGTTTTTACCGGATTCGTGGGCGTCAGAGGACACTATGGATCACTTGACTCTTTACAGTTTTGTGGGCCAATGCACAAGCTGTATTTGGTCATGTACCCCAAATTGGCATGCCAGTTTCGATCTGAGGGTTCAGTAATGTTGTTAGTAACATCTTTTAGCTATTTATTTCATCCCGTTTATTTTAGAAACCAAAGCGCTCCCCTTGTCTATGGTCGGGATGTTGCTTGTTCCTGGCTGGTGAAGGCACTGATTTAAGGTTTTGTTTAACTCTGGTGATTTCAGTGTTTCAGCTCAGCCTGAAGAGCGTGAAGCCCTCAATGAGAAAGCTCTGCAGCTCTCTCTGAACTATAACTTTGTGACTTCGCTGACATCGATGGTGGTGACCAAACCTGAGGAAGGGCAAACGGACCGAACCATGGTGGCACACAAGCCAACTGAAGCAGAGCAAGGAGACAGAGTTGACTTGAGTCgccatggtattattattattgttattattattattgttattattattattattattattattattattattattattaggcttccaagctggcttgtGAAGCCTATTGTTCttgtaaagatttatttttattattatttttatttattattgtcgtttttcctcccaaaactttacATTGCTTCTGTTCACACACGGTGTAACCAAACAacgtgaaacttggcaggtatcatcctgtGTACATTACAGTTCAGATGCCAAAAAAAATTGCGCGCCTGCATCAACCGGCCTggcgcattttttggaaaaacctttcaaaatcttctttaACCCTTAGCGGCCCATTTATTCAGCGCTTCTCAGGCGcatcgggtccaatttattttcacacatgcagtttattttagacgcgctgtttaaaagtatttgttttcacagtaaaacaggtttaaaaggcactgcatatcaacaggacactcagtactgcatctccagcccctctcctcgttcgctatatttttcagatacCTCTTCATaatcgtgcataccgataaatcatctcctgatcactcattttatctccaaactcctcaataatgcgatccaagtcattattttattactgtaacatcttaaaaagctctgcaaatgtccgtgatattctttgaacgctgaatgcagaagcagctatcttgtttgtttatgtccgtgttatctctgtggtgccggggctacgtgtattgctcagatccgccccctttttttcgtAAAACAAGATGGCGACCAGACCTATGTTTTGTTCTTAAATTTAAATCCGCTTAATTTGAACacggtttagttgattaactccaaagttgacacgCATCACCCCCGTGCCAATAAaattgacttttttaaaaatggtgtttgtgcataaacgtgacgcatttctttaaaaatctttaaaaatcaTCTTCTTGTTAAGcagtgaaccgattgatctgaaactttgcatacgtcatcagcaaccaaacccactTCGTTTCCGATGCAGaggttgctgcgataaattttactatcacgATGGCTGCCACAAAGTTCGCCAAAACGCGTCCAAACAACAAAATGTTTCAGTTTgaaaaccgtttaaccaactaactcctaacttggtaggcatcatcctggggacagtGGAATTCAAATATGTCAAAAtcgtgttcttttgtaaaacaagatggctgccagagctacattttcttcttaaatttaaaactgcttcagttgaaaaatggtttatttgattaactccaaagttgacaagcatcatccctgtgtcaatacaattgacttttggtgtttgtgcgtaaaccaatatggccacctgacgcatttctttaaaaacttatcaaaatctttggtcaaatgtaaaactagcttataactccttatgaAGTGcagacaggttaatggttactgtaGAACACAGATAGGAAACCTTATGTACTCTattaaaaaattaccttgatcgtgacatttgacctctccttaaggttaaatgtaaaattagcttataacgcTTTACAGTGTATAGAGAGAGTCATGgttataaagcattgtgagataatgaactaatgcagtattttgaattgaaactgttcCTTAAGAACTGACCTGTTGCtgacttgtgctgcaatgctacagcttgccaatatttccaactggtactgagcttggaagctgtAGAaatgcctggcagttctagttgttattattattattattattattattattattattattattattattattatgcacaaTTCTCATAATAGCAGCTTAACCTTTCCTGAATCCTTCCTATCCAAGTTAGAATTAATAGATAGTGTCATAACAAAGCCTTTttatgttaagaacataagaaagtttacaaacgagaggaggccattcagcccatcttgcttgtttggttgttagtagctcattgatcccagaatctcatcaagcagcttcttgaaggatcccagggtgtcagcttcaacaacattactggggagttggttctagaccctcacaattctctgtgtaaaaaagtgcctcctattttctgttctgaatgcccctttatctaatctccatttgtgacccctggtcctagtttcttttttcaggtcgaaaaagtcccttaggtcgacattgtctataccttttaggattttgaatgcttgaatcatatGACTGCATAGTCTtgtttgttcaaggctgaatagattcaatgcgttttaaacccgggataattctggttgctcttctttgcactctttctaaagcagcaatatcctttttgtaatgaggtgaccagaactgaacacaatattctaggtgaggtcttactaatgcattgtaaagttttaacattacttcccttgatttaaattcaacacttcgcACAATATATCTgatcatcttgttggccttttttatagcttccccacattgtctagatgaagacatttctgagtcaacaaaaactcctaggtctttttcatagattccttcttcaatttcactatctgtTCTTTCATTCAGGACTAGTGGGTGCAGCAATATTACCGGTTAATCCAGGTCGTACCTCAAGCAGAGCTTCTTATCTCAAGTTATCATCCGCACAACAGGCTCTTCCCTCCAGGCACCCCAAACGTGAGTAaagcatcatcatcattatcatcattattatcattatcatcattatcatcattattatcattatcactattatcattattattatcattatcactattatcattattatcattatcaatatcatcattattatcattattatcattatcatcattattatcactattatcattattatcattattattatcatcatcattattatcattattatcactatcatcattattatcaatATCATCactatcatcattattatcaatatcatcattattattattattattattattattattattattattatttatttcttagcagacatccttatccagggcgacttacagttgtaaacaaatacatttcaagaatcacagtgcaagtaataatacaattaagagcaagataaatacaatgatgaatacaattactttggttcaagcaagtacaagtgtgacaaaatacgattcaataatacagcagataacagtgtcagtgaaagttacatcaggatataattaaatacaaaatactacagattaaacacttggcagattacagtactctgaagtacaggattaaatgcagtaaaatagggggcagataagagcaagtaaagcacatttaaggaagggtgatatcattattatcattatcatcattattaatagtattatcattattatcattattatcactatcatcattattatcactattatcattattatcattattatccctattatcattatcatcattattatcactatcattatcatcattattatcattatcatcattaacatcattattatcattatcattattatcattattatcattattataactatcatcattatcatca
Coding sequences within:
- the LOC117971214 gene encoding inter-alpha-trypsin inhibitor heavy chain H3-like isoform X16, producing MEASLCFALLVFLPAFTSTVALPQKRSAQGHGSDLEIYSFHVDCKVTSRFAHNVLTSRMANRANASREVTFDVELPKHAFISNFSMTIDGKTYVGVVKKKEEAKQQYDQAVSRGHSAGLVKVSGRKMEEFKVSVNIAALSKVTFELTYEELLKRHLGKYELAIKVRPQQLVKHFKIDAHIYEPQGISFLDAHAAFLTNDLAETVKKTLTQDKAHVVFEPTLDQQRKCPECSESILDGEFIIKYDVKREASAGDIQIVNGYFVHYFAPSDLPRMQKNVVFVIDRSGSMHGKKMQQTREALLKILEDIHEDDHFGLITFDSEVSTWKSTLVQATPKMVQQAKTFVGRITDRGATDINAAVLKGVEMLKISKEERKLPERSVSIIILLTDGDPTSGVTNLEQIQSNIKKGIEGLYTLYCLGFGFDVNYNFLEKLALENGGVARRIYESSDSALQLQGFYEEVATPLLQQVELQYPGNGVSDLTENVFRHYYNGSEIVVAGRISKNDLEILSVQIKAGAASSDLTLAAETPVEEQDEAVKKHKYIFGEYIERLWAYLTIQQLLSKIVSAQPEEREALNEKALQLSLNYNFVTSLTSMVVTKPEEGQTDRTMVAHKPTEAEQGDRVDLSRHGLVGAAILPVNPGRTSSRASYLKLSSAQQALPSRHPKRFHSPIVSLAYADYDMPVAFVDYDIQVDDYGMQARPTHKARPTHKARPTHTAPPPTHTADENPRFVIPVKNKQRSVCFEIAAPSDGVILQLVSDADSGITINGELGEAGKSAFQKIGIVYKDLYEIEFNTQGLSLVNKTDHSIQTLSWSPMSIVLDSLSLSSSNGRTTEVTLGSTVIEVLLHRSRQDFLWLKIKLNDFSAGSTGLLGRFSRQLSVKEGRIGSKVLIEVYGHDVTVTRDFTVDYGTLSKDRVSCWVVPDGGRGAIEGSYSDYVVQTLFQKP
- the LOC117971214 gene encoding inter-alpha-trypsin inhibitor heavy chain H3-like isoform X29, giving the protein MEASLCFALLVFLPAFTSTVALPQKRSAQGHGSDLEIYSFHVDCKVTSRFAHNVLTSRMANRANASREVTFDVELPKHAFISNFSMTIDGKTYVGVVKKKEEAKQQYDQAVSRGHSAGLVKVSGRKMEEFKVSVNIAALSKVTFELTYEELLKRHLGKYELAIKVRPQQLVKHFKIDAHIYEPQGISFLDAHAAFLTNDLAETVKKTLTQDKAHVVFEPTLDQQRKCPECSESILDGEFIIKYDVKREASAGDIQIVNGYFVHYFAPSDLPRMQKNVVFVIDRSGSMHGKKMQQTREALLKILEDIHEDDHFGLITFDSEVSTWKSTLVQATPKMVQQAKTFVGRITDRGATDINAAVLKGVEMLKISKEERKLPERSVSIIILLTDGDPTSGVTNLEQIQSNIKKGIEGLYTLYCLGFGFDVNYNFLEKLALENGGVARRIYESSDSALQLQGFYEEVATPLLQQVELQYPGNGVSDLTENVFRHYYNGSEIVVAGRISKNDLEILSVQIKAGAASSDLTLAAETPVEEQDEAVKKHKYIFGEYIERLWAYLTIQQLLSKIVSAQPEEREALNEKALQLSLNYNFVTSLTSMVVTKPEEGQTDRTMVAHKPTEAEQGDRVDLSRHGLVGAAILPVNPGRTSSRASYLKLSSAQQALPSRHPKRFHSPIVSLDDYGMQARPTHKARPTHKARPTHTARPTHTARPTHTAPPPTHTADENPRFVIPVKNKQRSVCFEIAAPSDGVILQLVSDADSGITINGELGEAGKSAFQKIGIVYKDLYEIEFNTQGLSLVNKTDHSIQTLSWSPMSIVLDSLSLSSSNGRTTEVTLGSTVIEVLLHRSRQDFLWLKIKLNDFSAGSTGLLGRFSRQLSVKEGRIGSKVLIEVYGHDVTVTRDFTVDYGTLSKDRVSCWVVPDGGRGAIEGSYSDYVVQTLFQKP
- the LOC117971214 gene encoding inter-alpha-trypsin inhibitor heavy chain H3-like isoform X17, translating into MEASLCFALLVFLPAFTSTVALPQKRSAQGHGSDLEIYSFHVDCKVTSRFAHNVLTSRMANRANASREVTFDVELPKHAFISNFSMTIDGKTYVGVVKKKEEAKQQYDQAVSRGHSAGLVKVSGRKMEEFKVSVNIAALSKVTFELTYEELLKRHLGKYELAIKVRPQQLVKHFKIDAHIYEPQGISFLDAHAAFLTNDLAETVKKTLTQDKAHVVFEPTLDQQRKCPECSESILDGEFIIKYDVKREASAGDIQIVNGYFVHYFAPSDLPRMQKNVVFVIDRSGSMHGKKMQQTREALLKILEDIHEDDHFGLITFDSEVSTWKSTLVQATPKMVQQAKTFVGRITDRGATDINAAVLKGVEMLKISKEERKLPERSVSIIILLTDGDPTSGVTNLEQIQSNIKKGIEGLYTLYCLGFGFDVNYNFLEKLALENGGVARRIYESSDSALQLQGFYEEVATPLLQQVELQYPGNGVSDLTENVFRHYYNGSEIVVAGRISKNDLEILSVQIKAGAASSDLTLAAETPVEEQDEAVKKHKYIFGEYIERLWAYLTIQQLLSKIVSAQPEEREALNEKALQLSLNYNFVTSLTSMVVTKPEEGQTDRTMVAHKPTEAEQGDRVDLSRHGLVGAAILPVNPGRTSSRASYLKLSSAQQALPSRHPKRFHSPIVSLAYADYDMPVAFVDYDIQARPTHKARPTHKARPTHTARPTHTAPPPTHTADENPRFVIPVKNKQRSVCFEIAAPSDGVILQLVSDADSGITINGELGEAGKSAFQKIGIVYKDLYEIEFNTQGLSLVNKTDHSIQTLSWSPMSIVLDSLSLSSSNGRTTEVTLGSTVIEVLLHRSRQDFLWLKIKLNDFSAGSTGLLGRFSRQLSVKEGRIGSKVLIEVYGHDVTVTRDFTVDYGTLSKDRVSCWVVPDGGRGAIEGSYSDYVVQTLFQKP
- the LOC117971214 gene encoding inter-alpha-trypsin inhibitor heavy chain H3-like isoform X37, with protein sequence MEASLCFALLVFLPAFTSTVALPQKRSAQGHGSDLEIYSFHVDCKVTSRFAHNVLTSRMANRANASREVTFDVELPKHAFISNFSMTIDGKTYVGVVKKKEEAKQQYDQAVSRGHSAGLVKVSGRKMEEFKVSVNIAALSKVTFELTYEELLKRHLGKYELAIKVRPQQLVKHFKIDAHIYEPQGISFLDAHAAFLTNDLAETVKKTLTQDKAHVVFEPTLDQQRKCPECSESILDGEFIIKYDVKREASAGDIQIVNGYFVHYFAPSDLPRMQKNVVFVIDRSGSMHGKKMQQTREALLKILEDIHEDDHFGLITFDSEVSTWKSTLVQATPKMVQQAKTFVGRITDRGATDINAAVLKGVEMLKISKEERKLPERSVSIIILLTDGDPTSGVTNLEQIQSNIKKGIEGLYTLYCLGFGFDVNYNFLEKLALENGGVARRIYESSDSALQLQGFYEEVATPLLQQVELQYPGNGVSDLTENVFRHYYNGSEIVVAGRISKNDLEILSVQIKAGAASSDLTLAAETPVEEQDEAVKKHKYIFGEYIERLWAYLTIQQLLSKIVSAQPEEREALNEKALQLSLNYNFVTSLTSMVVTKPEEGQTDRTMVAHKPTEAEQGDRVDLSRHGLVGAAILPVNPGRTSSRASYLKLSSAQQALPSRHPKRFHSPIVSLDDYGMQARPTHKARPTHTARPTHTARPTHTAPPPTHTADENPRFVIPVKNKQRSVCFEIAAPSDGVILQLVSDADSGITINGELGEAGKSAFQKIGIVYKDLYEIEFNTQGLSLVNKTDHSIQTLSWSPMSIVLDSLSLSSSNGRTTEVTLGSTVIEVLLHRSRQDFLWLKIKLNDFSAGSTGLLGRFSRQLSVKEGRIGSKVLIEVYGHDVTVTRDFTVDYGTLSKDRVSCWVVPDGGRGAIEGSYSDYVVQTLFQKP
- the LOC117971214 gene encoding inter-alpha-trypsin inhibitor heavy chain H3-like isoform X11, producing the protein MEASLCFALLVFLPAFTSTVALPQKRSAQGHGSDLEIYSFHVDCKVTSRFAHNVLTSRMANRANASREVTFDVELPKHAFISNFSMTIDGKTYVGVVKKKEEAKQQYDQAVSRGHSAGLVKVSGRKMEEFKVSVNIAALSKVTFELTYEELLKRHLGKYELAIKVRPQQLVKHFKIDAHIYEPQGISFLDAHAAFLTNDLAETVKKTLTQDKAHVVFEPTLDQQRKCPECSESILDGEFIIKYDVKREASAGDIQIVNGYFVHYFAPSDLPRMQKNVVFVIDRSGSMHGKKMQQTREALLKILEDIHEDDHFGLITFDSEVSTWKSTLVQATPKMVQQAKTFVGRITDRGATDINAAVLKGVEMLKISKEERKLPERSVSIIILLTDGDPTSGVTNLEQIQSNIKKGIEGLYTLYCLGFGFDVNYNFLEKLALENGGVARRIYESSDSALQLQGFYEEVATPLLQQVELQYPGNGVSDLTENVFRHYYNGSEIVVAGRISKNDLEILSVQIKAGAASSDLTLAAETPVEEQDEAVKKHKYIFGEYIERLWAYLTIQQLLSKIVSAQPEEREALNEKALQLSLNYNFVTSLTSMVVTKPEEGQTDRTMVAHKPTEAEQGDRVDLSRHGLVGAAILPVNPGRTSSRASYLKLSSAQQALPSRHPKRFHSPIVSLAYADYDMPVDDYGMQARPTHKARPTHKARPTHTARPTHTARPTHTAPPPTHTADENPRFVIPVKNKQRSVCFEIAAPSDGVILQLVSDADSGITINGELGEAGKSAFQKIGIVYKDLYEIEFNTQGLSLVNKTDHSIQTLSWSPMSIVLDSLSLSSSNGRTTEVTLGSTVIEVLLHRSRQDFLWLKIKLNDFSAGSTGLLGRFSRQLSVKEGRIGSKVLIEVYGHDVTVTRDFTVDYGTLSKDRVSCWVVPDGGRGAIEGSYSDYVVQTLFQKP
- the LOC117971214 gene encoding inter-alpha-trypsin inhibitor heavy chain H3-like isoform X2, which gives rise to MEASLCFALLVFLPAFTSTVALPQKRSAQGHGSDLEIYSFHVDCKVTSRFAHNVLTSRMANRANASREVTFDVELPKHAFISNFSMTIDGKTYVGVVKKKEEAKQQYDQAVSRGHSAGLVKVSGRKMEEFKVSVNIAALSKVTFELTYEELLKRHLGKYELAIKVRPQQLVKHFKIDAHIYEPQGISFLDAHAAFLTNDLAETVKKTLTQDKAHVVFEPTLDQQRKCPECSESILDGEFIIKYDVKREASAGDIQIVNGYFVHYFAPSDLPRMQKNVVFVIDRSGSMHGKKMQQTREALLKILEDIHEDDHFGLITFDSEVSTWKSTLVQATPKMVQQAKTFVGRITDRGATDINAAVLKGVEMLKISKEERKLPERSVSIIILLTDGDPTSGVTNLEQIQSNIKKGIEGLYTLYCLGFGFDVNYNFLEKLALENGGVARRIYESSDSALQLQGFYEEVATPLLQQVELQYPGNGVSDLTENVFRHYYNGSEIVVAGRISKNDLEILSVQIKAGAASSDLTLAAETPVEEQDEAVKKHKYIFGEYIERLWAYLTIQQLLSKIVSAQPEEREALNEKALQLSLNYNFVTSLTSMVVTKPEEGQTDRTMVAHKPTEAEQGDRVDLSRHGLVGAAILPVNPGRTSSRASYLKLSSAQQALPSRHPKRFHSPIVSLAYADYDMPVAFVDYDIQVDDYGMQARPTHKARPTHKARPTHTARPTHTARPTHTAPPPTHTDENPRFVIPVKNKQRSVCFEIAAPSDGVILQLVSDADSGITINGELGEAGKSAFQKIGIVYKDLYEIEFNTQGLSLVNKTDHSIQTLSWSPMSIVLDSLSLSSSNGRTTEVTLGSTVIEVLLHRSRQDFLWLKIKLNDFSAGSTGLLGRFSRQLSVKEGRIGSKVLIEVYGHDVTVTRDFTVDYGTLSKDRVSCWVVPDGGRGAIEGSYSDYVVQTLFQKP